The DNA window TCTACGATGCCGACAAGCTGACCGGCACCATTTCAGCCCGGTTGGGCAAAGCGGGTGAAAGCCTGCTGGCGCTGGATGGCAAGACCTACGCTGTCGACGACAGCATGTGCGTCATCGCCGACGATGCCGCCGTGCTCGGTCTCGGCGGAGTCATGGGCGGCGAGACCACCGGCTCGACCGAAGCGACCACCTCCGTCTTCATCGAAAGCGCCTATTTCGATCCCGGCCGGACCGCTCGCACTGGTCGCCGCCTTGGCCTGAACTCCGACGCTCGTTTCCGCTTCGAGCGGGGTATCGACCCAGCGTTCGTCATTGCCGGCCTGGAGTTGGCGACGCGCATGGTCCTCGACCTCTGCGGCGGCGAAGCCTCCGAGATGGTGGTCGCCGGTAAGGAACCGCTCCCGAACAAGGTCGTCGACCTCCCGCTTTCCGAGGTGAAGCGCCTTTCCGGCCTCGATCTCCCAGCCGACACCATAACCGGTACGCTTGAAAAGCTCGGCTTCTCGACAAAGGGAAGTGGGGATAGCCGGTCGGTCGCCGTACCGTCCTGGCGGCCGGACGTTTACGGCAAGGCTGACCTCGTTGAGGAAGTGGTGCGCATCGTCGGCCTTGACCAGGTCAAGGCCACGGCGCTACCGCGCCTCGCCTCGGTGTCGCAGAAAGTGCTGACGCCGCTGCAGATTCGTACCCGCCGTGCCAAGCGGGCGCTGGCGGCGCGTGGCTTCGTCGAGGCGGTGACTTGGTCGTTCCTCGCCAAGCCGGTTGCCGTGCTGTTCGGTGGCGGCGCGCCCGAGCTTGAACTCGCCAACCCGATTTCCGCCGACATGAGCGACATGCGACCGAGCTTGATCCCCGGTTTGATCGCCGCGGTGAAACGCAATGCCGACCGCGGCCTCGCCGACGTCTCGCTGTTCGAGGTGGGCCAGATATTCGCCGGCGATCGGCCCGAAGATCAGAGCATCGCGGCAACCGCCGTGCGGGAGGGCAGTGCCGGGTTCGCCGGCGCCGGCCGTCACTGGGCTGGTTCGGCGCCCGCCGTGACCGCCTTCGATGCCAAGGCCGACGCGCTGGCGCTTCTCGACGCCCTCGGTGTCGATATTTCGCGCGTCCAGATCGCCCGTTCGGCGCCGAACTGGTTCCATCCCGGTCGTTCGGGCAGCATCCAGCTTGGGCCGCAGACCGTACTCGCTCACTTCGGCGAGCTGCATCCGGCGGTTATCGAAGCGCTTGACGCCGAGGGGCCGATCGTTGCCGCCGAGGTCATCCTCGACCGCATCCCTGTCGCCAAGGCAAAGGCCGGACGCAGCAAGCCGGCACTTGCGATTTCCGCCTTCATGCCAGTCAGCCGCGACTTCGCCTTCGTCGTCGATGACAGCGTGGAAGTGGCGAAGATCGTCAAGGCGGTCCAGGGTGCCGACAAGAAGTTGATCGGCAGTGTGGATGTGTTCGACGTCTATCGCGGCGAGCATGTGGCCGCCGGACAGAAGTCGGTGGCCATTGCCGTCACGCTGGCGCCAAGCGACCGCACGCTGACCGACGAGGACATCGAAAAGGTGTCCAAGGCGATCGTTGCCTCCGTTCAGAAAGCGACCGGAGCAACCCTGCGCGAGTGAAGGCTCAGTAGAGACGCCAAAGGCCACGGGAGACCGTGGCCTTTATCATTTGGGGTGTGGAGCAGCTCAGCCTCCGGCGAGCAACGCTTCGACCTCGGCGCGCGTCGGCGCGGCATCCGATGAACCGGCCTTGGTGCAAGCGAGTGCGCCCGAAGCGGCGGCGAAGCGGATCGCTCGCTCGACGGGCATGCCTTCGGAGAGCGCCACCGCAAAGCCGGCATTAAAGCAGTCACCGGCTGCGACCGTATCGATAGCCTTGACCTTGAAAGGCGGCACGTGGCCTCGGAAGTCTGCGCTGTCGACGTAAACGCCGCGTGCGCCCAGCTTGACGACGGCGATGGGAAGGCCGGTTTGCGACAGCCGTGACGCAGCGGCGGCGGCGGCCTCGAGATCGACCGGGGCAATACCAGTCAGCGCCTCGGTCTCGATTTCGTTGGGCGTCAGAGCATCGAACAGACGGATGGTCTCGGATGGAAAGGGGAAGGTCGGGATCGGTGCCGGATCGAGAATCACCCTTGC is part of the Pleomorphomonas sp. PLEO genome and encodes:
- the pheT gene encoding phenylalanine--tRNA ligase subunit beta translates to MKFTLSWLKDHLDTDASLNEVVEALTMVGLEVEEVSDPSAPLKPFVVAKIVTADKHPNADKLKLLSVDAGKGPVQVVCGAPNARAGLKGVFALPGVVIPATGAVLEVGTIRGVESRGMMCSERELGLSDEHNGIIELPDDAPVGVSFADYRGGADPVIDISITPNRPDCLGVRGIARDLAARGLGKLKPDPLAPVPGVFPSPVPIALKFDGDDTPCPVFAGRVVRGLKNGPSPKWLQDRLKAIGLRPISALVDITNYLTFDRGRPLHVYDADKLTGTISARLGKAGESLLALDGKTYAVDDSMCVIADDAAVLGLGGVMGGETTGSTEATTSVFIESAYFDPGRTARTGRRLGLNSDARFRFERGIDPAFVIAGLELATRMVLDLCGGEASEMVVAGKEPLPNKVVDLPLSEVKRLSGLDLPADTITGTLEKLGFSTKGSGDSRSVAVPSWRPDVYGKADLVEEVVRIVGLDQVKATALPRLASVSQKVLTPLQIRTRRAKRALAARGFVEAVTWSFLAKPVAVLFGGGAPELELANPISADMSDMRPSLIPGLIAAVKRNADRGLADVSLFEVGQIFAGDRPEDQSIAATAVREGSAGFAGAGRHWAGSAPAVTAFDAKADALALLDALGVDISRVQIARSAPNWFHPGRSGSIQLGPQTVLAHFGELHPAVIEALDAEGPIVAAEVILDRIPVAKAKAGRSKPALAISAFMPVSRDFAFVVDDSVEVAKIVKAVQGADKKLIGSVDVFDVYRGEHVAAGQKSVAIAVTLAPSDRTLTDEDIEKVSKAIVASVQKATGATLRE